tcagaagtaaaaacacttcaattaaatgagtacacaggctctaatACAAATTAATAGGGCTATTAAAGACACGTAGAGGGAAAAAATAGGTGTTCTAGCAAGTTTTAGCTATACTTTCAACAAATTAACTCGTCTTTCAAGAATAATAGATTGAATATGTAGAAGACTATAAGCAGTTAGATAAAGTTACGAATTAAGGCAATGAGtatagggaaagagaattgagacacaaggtttatagtggttcagtttagaccaagcctacgtccactctcccgcactgacatcCCACTAGCTGAATTTTActatgaaccaaaagagatttttacaATCTCACATCCttaattccacagtgtagagactctacaacacttcctcaatgtctcacaagtatttaatctctcttttgagtacagcTTAAGCTCAATGAATGAGAAAGCAAAGAActaaaagtttcagactttagaatttttctttcacgcacacactcgaagaATTTGAgcgtcttctttatatactcaTTCATGTCTCTATAtccattggcactttccaaatgagtaCTCCAAATATAcctgttggacggaatcaatcaaggagatctcgagtcgtttaaggaatgtgataaTAGCTTACCAATCCTACTTGCCCATATAATCATGATCTAGGTTTACATAAGTAGAACCTCTAAGTATActtcgcctttcaaaagatcttgattaaccgaattgattccaataagaataattaatcacaaGTGCTATCTTTAGCCGTAAGATCTTCTTTAAaccgtacgaaccaaatccttaaagataaactcgcatctggataagtcttttcTTCGTTGGTCAAGAAACTGACAGTGATGGTAAACTTTTAAGTCTTAAGTCTTGCAATCTTTAGACTTTAACAACAGAGTATGGAGTTCATTAGACTTTAATAATTGAGTCttgaagtcttcagactagactgatggaaatgttttgtcaacttcaaaataagagagttttctccaacaagttATATAGTATGTATATGTGTTTTCCTTATTATCCGTTGCTGTTGTTGATTGGGTGATTGAGATTGCATGCTTTCACATGTGCTTAGTGGAAAGATAAAATCAATGGGATGGCGATGCATCCCGGGATGTCATAAATTAATCTCGATGTAACAGATGTCCCATTCTCATGACGAGGGCAAGGTGTAGGGTGTGACAATGATaatgaagataaagaagtaGTTCTCTTTAGAAGGAATAACAGGTCTCATACCTATGATCCAAATGCTAGAAATCATGTGTTACTATTTAGGAAATTTGATGATGCAAAATAATTCAGAGATGCAATTGTGAAGTACTCAATTGTTAAACATGTTGATTTCACTAGAAATATCAAGGAATATGTCTGAACAAAGTGTGCACAAGAGAATGTCCATGAATGGGATAAAACATTGACTAAGAGCACTAGCTTACTCCAGTCAGGTGATTCCATGAGTAATATAGCTATGTCATTGTATTTGACAACAAAAGAGTGATCAATATGTGATTGGTCAATCACTTCTTCAACACCATCAAAGTTGTGCTAGACATCAAGTCATCAATTGAAGCAATTAGTGAAGAAACAACTAGAGGGTAATGTGTTTGGAAATCAATCCAAATGGATCAAGTACAAGGTAATGAGTACATTGATGAGCTTGTACAAGGAAAATTTTGTATAGATATGTGACTATGTAGGAGAATGTAGGTATCAAAACTCAAGCAGTAAAGTTTATATAAAGGATATTGAAAGGCCATCGCCAAATTCTAGGGCTAAGTTTGACAAGACATATTTTTGCTTAGATGCACGCAAAAAGGCTTTCTTGGCTGGCTATAAAAAGATGATAGGGTTAGATGGATGCTTCTCAAAGGATTTATGAGAGGTATTGGCGGCTATTGGAAGAGATGGATACACCAAAAACTTCTTACATAAAGTTTAAGTCTCggttgcagatgggaggtataggTTGCCATTGGAAGatatggaaaaaaagagagaaagctaTTGCAGAATGTTTACTTGGCTGCAAATGGAAGGTATTGTCACAATCGTTCTCTCTTAGTCATACTCTCTCACATGAGCGTGCGGCGTAACACAACTTCGCTTGAGCTATATAGCgcatttaatttccttttcttttatgtggAAGTGCAATTTGTTTATCCGATCTAGTAATGAAATGTTGTGAGAAAGCATTCACACCTTCGCAAAACTCATGCACAGGAAATGGCAATCAGTGACGTGAAAACTCAGTTGGGCACTAATGCAAAATTAGCCCAACTTAATAATGCTAAAATATTGTGAGAAcgcaattttttgtttttctttttaaatctttttttatgtGGCCATTAGCCCAACTCATCCTTAAAAAGTATTAACAATATCATGTCAACTGTCAGGTCATATTTTCTACGGTGCTCGTTGATAGGTTTAACAGAGGGTAGATATTTCTCATGGGTGTAAGTTTGACAAAGGGATTTGTAAATCCACTGTGGGAACAGTGGAGGGTGTGAAAGCTCTGGTACTATTACGGGGCATCGGTAGAATAAAAGGGTTGATTCTACTGTGCGGCAGCAACAAAAGAACTAGTCTTGCGGAAAGGTGAATTGCACGAGAAACAAGTTCTGCCCGAAAGCAATTTGTAATATTTGTTAATACTAGTGGATAAGGCTTGATCGGATCAGTAGAGACGAAAGACTGGAGTAGGCAAAAGAAGAACCGAATCACAATAATCTCTCTCACGATATTCACTATCCCTCTTTCTATTGTCATTGCTTTCATCGCATAGTTTTGAAGAAGATCCAAAGTTTAAAGTTTACAAAAGTTTTAATATCTGCACTAGCACTAAAGGAGTTTGTAAATAATTTGATTACGTTTCAACCAATTCATTGACCTATTGGTTGTTATATATGATGTAACACGGGTAGTCTTTCTTTCCTACTCTAGTCTTTAATTATGGCCTGACCACTTTCCTAGGCATTTTTTGAAAGGTCAATTCTTTCATTATCAAGAACCACGTGCCAAATTAGCCGTCATTTGGCTGACAAGCCGAGAGATTAATTTAATACAGCAAGAGCTCATTACATCACCATAGTTTTCTCAGCATTATCACCTGAATTCTGAATTTAAGTACAAAACAACAATTTCATTCATAGTTCAAAAAAGGAAGCtgcattaattttcttaattatgaAATGCAATGACGGTTTCCCACGGAGGAAGGGACGCTTCTACGCAGTCGCCGCCAGTTTTGGCATCAATTCCACATCTTCAAAACGAACCAAACATCTGGAATTCAGAACAAAAATTCACTTGAGTTATCAAACAAGAATTTACATAGATTcaaaacttggaaaaaaaaaaaaccaccaacACAAATTTCACTGTTGCGCTACGTAATCTCGTTCCCTCCTTTCCATAGTAAATCACCCCCGCTCAACGACCCTCTTCGATGCTATTAGTGATGAAAGGCTCGCCGGAACAAACGGACGGTGGCAACGGCGTGTTGTACACTGCGACCGGCAACTTATTAGGAAGAACCGGGACCGCAGCCTCGAAATTGAGGACTTGAATCACCTGCCTTACGGTGGGCCTCAGGCTCCGGTCGGGATGAGCACACCACAAGCCCACAACCAACAAGCGCTCCACTTGATTTTGGTCGAAATCCACTTGGAGTTTATCATCCATGGCCTCAATAACCTGACCTCTCCCGTAAAGGTCCCACACCCACCCCACCAAACTCACATGCGAGGATTGCTCCATCGGATCAACGGCTCTCCGTCCCGTAGCAATCTCGATGGCGACCACCCCGAAGCTGTACACATCAGACTCCTTGCTTGCCCGCCCTGTGCTCACGTACTCCGGAGCCAAGTACCCGAATGTGCCAGCCAGCCCAGTAGTCTGTGGCCCGAGCTCGTGGTCCATGAGGCGGGCCAGCCCAAAGTCTCCGAGCTTGACGTTGAACCCCGAGTCTAGCATCACGTTGCTCGACTTGATGTCCCGGTGCACCACGCACTGCTCCCACTCCTCATGGAGATAGAGGATCGCGGAGGCGAGCCCAACCGAAATCTTGAGCCGGGCAGCCCAACCTAGAATGCGCTTCTTGCCGAAGAGGTGCCTATCGAGGCTACCGTTCGGCATGAGCTCATAGACGAGCATGAACTCGTTCGCCTCGTGGCACCAACCTATAAGCTGCACCAAATTTCTGTGCCTCAAGCTGCTGATCACCTTCACCTCTGTGATGAATTCCTTCTTCCCTTGTTTTGAACCTCTCGATATCCGCTTCACCGCGACTGCCGCATCCAGCCCAACCAGATATCCCTTGTAGACCGCCCCGAACCCGCCCTGGCCCAGCTTCCTCTCCTCGTCAAAGTTGTTGGTAGCAGAAACGAGGTCCGCATACGTAAATCTCCGTGGCCCGGCGCCTCTCTCAAGCTCGCCGTTTATGGACATCAAGTTTGCCGTCTCCGATCCCTcgctcctcctcttcctcctcctgaGGATTGCCGATATCACCACGATGCCGCAGAGTAGGACCCCAGGAGGAACTGCTACACCGACAACCAACTTGGTCCTTTTTGCATTTCTATGCTGTTCCTCGAATTCGAGATTTGAACTGAAGGACCAAGACTCAAGTTGGTGACGTTCCATGTAATAGCCAGTCGCGGCTGAGAAACCGATCATCACCTCCTCGGGCAAGACAGTGGTGAGATCAATCTGATACGAAATACTTGTGCTCTCGTTTGGGTTTGACGTGGTCTGGTAGCTCCAAGAAACGCTCAAGTTCTTGGTCGTGGAGTTGTACACAATCCATGCATCAGCGCTGTCGGCGCTGTGGAAGCTGGCGTTCCAAGGGGTGGTCACGACCGAGGCGATCGAGTTTATGTTGATCCCAACGTGCTCATATGGAGGATCCCAATCGGAATTGGCGCAGGGGTCAAACTCGACCGCGACAATTCGGTTCAAAGACGAGTCACTGTATGTGGTGTTGAACAGGCCTAAGAAGCCACCGACTGAATTGACTGGGATTTGGAACCCGACCGGGGCAAGGAAGAAGGCCAAGCCGGCCCCATACTCCAACGACCGGTTCCACGTGTCGATGGTGAAGGAGAAGCGAGTGGAGAAGTCGGTGAGTCTCCTGGTGGCGGAGTCCCAGAGCCGCAGCTTCTGTGTGTAAAATGCCCGGCCAACATGGCAGTAGTAAGTAGCACTAGTGAAGTCGACGGTCCCGGTCCCGCCATTCGGCCTCGCGTCACCTTCATAGACCATATTTGTGACCTTGCCGTCGAACCGAGAAATgttgaaggaaagagaatagcTCGATCGAAGCGGCACGAAGAAGGAcaagaagagaagcaaatggCGCAACGAGAGCTTTGATTCCGAGTAGATGgccatggagagagagagaacgtgaaaattgaattttgagaCATCCAGTGACGATTATTTTATGTTGTCCATGGGTCTGAACAGAGTCAAGACCATAATGTAAAGAACACGCCGATCTTTCCAGACCGATCATCATCCCCAAGATAAACGGCGAAAATAACGACATTATAGGATTAAATACGATGTAGTCAAGGAGGGCAGAGCTCGATTTGTCCAAACCTAAGACGAGCTCAAACGGGGAGCTCGGATCTTTCCTCGTCCGAaacaaatttaattcaaaagggTCAATTGTTCAAGTGACATGGGGGATTGGGGAGACTTCAATAGAAAACTTGTTCATATGATATGATCGGCTCTATAATTCCAAATGCAACTTTGAGAATATATGCGATATTATAATATGTCTCGAATCTGAGCTCATAacgaaacaaatttgaaataaattattattatttccggATATCCAAATATTTGCTGTGGAAATTTAGATCTCGTTTGAGCTATGTTGGATGAGGATTACAAATAAAACAAGAATAGGAAAAATTGGGtgagagaaagaataaaaaaaaaagatttagaaatatttttttttccctaattctCGTTGAAGTTACGTTCAAGAAAAGGAAGGTGCAAGAGTTGGACTCGTT
This region of Eucalyptus grandis isolate ANBG69807.140 chromosome 8, ASM1654582v1, whole genome shotgun sequence genomic DNA includes:
- the LOC104416951 gene encoding L-type lectin-domain containing receptor kinase IX.1 — encoded protein: MARKLSTNERPMKNKWKVTLFFCHLLLFLSFFVPLRSSYSLSFNISRFDGKVTNMVYEGDARPNGGTGTVDFTSATYYCHVGRAFYTQKLRLWDSATRRLTDFSTRFSFTIDTWNRSLEYGAGLAFFLAPVGFQIPVNSVGGFLGLFNTTYSDSSLNRIVAVEFDPCANSDWDPPYEHVGININSIASVVTTPWNASFHSADSADAWIVYNSTTKNLSVSWSYQTTSNPNESTSISYQIDLTTVLPEEVMIGFSAATGYYMERHQLESWSFSSNLEFEEQHRNAKRTKLVVGVAVPPGVLLCGIVVISAILRRRKRRSEGSETANLMSINGELERGAGPRRFTYADLVSATNNFDEERKLGQGGFGAVYKGYLVGLDAAVAVKRISRGSKQGKKEFITEVKVISSLRHRNLVQLIGWCHEANEFMLVYELMPNGSLDRHLFGKKRILGWAARLKISVGLASAILYLHEEWEQCVVHRDIKSSNVMLDSGFNVKLGDFGLARLMDHELGPQTTGLAGTFGYLAPEYVSTGRASKESDVYSFGVVAIEIATGRRAVDPMEQSSHVSLVGWVWDLYGRGQVIEAMDDKLQVDFDQNQVERLLVVGLWCAHPDRSLRPTVRQVIQVLNFEAAVPVLPNKLPVAVYNTPLPPSVCSGEPFITNSIEEGR